A single Cryptosporangium phraense DNA region contains:
- a CDS encoding winged helix-turn-helix transcriptional regulator, translating to MNDVALGKDYAGQNCAFARTLEILGERWTLLVVRDAFYGVRRFGDFLVHLDVPRAVLSDRLETLVAAGILEKRRYQDSPPRDEYVLTDAGAELWPPLFQLTAWGTRHLDVGPSNRLYRHVGCGGTISGPTVCEACERVIPPGETQMEPGPGLEYLRDDRVSVALREPHRILEPLSPS from the coding sequence ATGAACGACGTGGCACTCGGAAAGGACTACGCGGGCCAGAACTGCGCGTTCGCCCGCACGCTGGAGATCCTCGGCGAACGCTGGACGCTGCTCGTCGTGCGCGACGCGTTCTACGGCGTCCGCCGGTTCGGCGACTTCCTCGTCCATCTCGACGTCCCCCGGGCCGTGCTCTCCGACCGCCTGGAGACGCTCGTCGCCGCCGGCATCCTGGAGAAGCGCCGGTACCAGGACTCGCCACCCCGCGACGAGTACGTGCTCACCGACGCGGGCGCCGAGCTCTGGCCGCCGCTGTTCCAGCTCACCGCCTGGGGCACCCGCCACCTCGACGTCGGGCCGTCGAACCGGCTGTACCGGCACGTCGGGTGCGGCGGGACGATCTCCGGGCCGACCGTCTGCGAGGCCTGCGAGCGGGTGATCCCCCCGGGCGAGACCCAGATGGAGCCGGGCCCGGGGCTGGAGTACCTCCGCGACGACCGGGTGAGCGTCGCGCTGCGCGAGCCGCACCGGATACTGGAGCCGCTGAGCCCGTCCTGA
- a CDS encoding MFS transporter: MTTTLEASAPAVGRREQLILAVVCAATLLTLADYTAPAVVVPTLAADLHATATAQVWILNGITFGLAVLLLTAGSLADDFGRRRVFVGGVAGLAVAMVIGALAPSAWVFVGARVVQGIAGAAILAAGLGLVANAFPAGPHRIRAAATWGSMIGLGIATGPLLQIAAEHTAGWRSFYWVAGAVGVGLAVAGWRLLEESRAARARQVDFAGVVLLGAGLVSLLVGATNGRTGWLRLPTVLPIVVAVVLFVGFALREARAAEPMIDVTLFRRAPFLLATLGALAAGLAVIGPMTFLPTALQRGSGWSAAETALLAFAWAGTMFVVGLAARRMRASVHGGWEIGIGFVLSAVGGALSLAFVGDSWGLLFPGFVVAGLGGGLINATLPRLAVGTVPPERSAMGSGANNTARYVGSSLGVAVTASLAPASPGEALTVGIVLCLVAAVALAPLAARSRVLAVA; this comes from the coding sequence ATGACGACAACTCTGGAGGCGTCCGCGCCGGCCGTCGGCCGCCGGGAGCAGCTGATCCTGGCCGTGGTGTGCGCGGCGACGCTGCTCACGCTGGCCGACTACACCGCGCCGGCCGTCGTGGTGCCGACGCTCGCCGCCGACCTGCACGCGACGGCCACCGCGCAGGTCTGGATCCTCAACGGCATCACGTTCGGGCTGGCCGTGCTGCTGCTCACCGCGGGCAGCCTGGCCGACGACTTCGGCCGCCGCCGGGTGTTCGTCGGGGGTGTGGCCGGGCTCGCGGTCGCGATGGTCATCGGCGCGCTGGCCCCGTCGGCCTGGGTGTTCGTCGGGGCCCGGGTCGTCCAGGGCATCGCCGGGGCGGCGATCCTGGCCGCCGGCCTCGGGCTGGTGGCGAACGCGTTCCCGGCCGGGCCGCACCGGATCCGGGCCGCCGCGACCTGGGGCTCGATGATCGGGCTGGGCATCGCGACCGGCCCGTTGCTGCAGATCGCGGCCGAGCACACGGCCGGGTGGCGGTCGTTCTACTGGGTCGCCGGGGCGGTCGGGGTAGGGCTGGCGGTGGCCGGATGGCGGCTGCTGGAGGAGTCGCGGGCCGCGCGCGCCCGGCAGGTGGACTTCGCCGGAGTCGTGCTGCTCGGCGCCGGGCTCGTGTCGTTGCTGGTCGGGGCCACGAACGGCCGGACCGGGTGGCTGCGGCTGCCGACCGTGCTGCCGATCGTCGTCGCGGTGGTGCTGTTCGTCGGGTTCGCGCTGCGGGAGGCCCGCGCGGCCGAGCCGATGATCGACGTGACGCTCTTCCGCCGGGCGCCGTTCCTGCTGGCGACGTTGGGCGCGCTGGCGGCCGGGCTCGCGGTGATCGGCCCGATGACGTTCCTGCCGACCGCGCTGCAGCGGGGGAGCGGTTGGTCGGCCGCGGAGACCGCGCTGCTGGCGTTCGCCTGGGCCGGCACGATGTTCGTCGTCGGGCTGGCCGCCCGGCGGATGCGGGCCAGCGTCCACGGCGGCTGGGAGATCGGGATCGGGTTCGTGCTCTCGGCGGTGGGCGGCGCGCTGTCGCTGGCGTTCGTCGGGGACTCCTGGGGCCTGCTGTTCCCCGGGTTCGTCGTGGCCGGGCTCGGCGGCGGCCTGATCAACGCGACGCTGCCCCGGCTGGCCGTGGGGACGGTGCCCCCGGAGCGCAGCGCGATGGGGTCGGGGGCGAACAACACGGCCCGGTACGTCGGGTCGTCGCTCGGGGTGGCGGTGACCGCGTCGCTGGCGCCGGCCAGCCCGGGTGAGGCGCTGACCGTCGGCATCGTGCTCTGCCTGGTGGCGGCCGTGGCGCTGGCGCCGCTGGCCGCCCGCTCGCGGGTGTTGGCCGTGGCCTAG
- a CDS encoding MarR family winged helix-turn-helix transcriptional regulator yields METEDPLALERQVCFALAVASRSVIAVYRPLLEPLGLTHPQYLVLLALWQQSPRSGRELSDVLQLDPGTLSPLLKRLEAAGFVRRERDIRDERMLAVTLTEAGLALRDEALKIPPAVVSRLGLEISELEQLHASLTRVIAAARPAVD; encoded by the coding sequence ATGGAAACGGAGGACCCCCTCGCGCTCGAGCGTCAGGTGTGCTTCGCGCTGGCCGTCGCGTCCCGCAGCGTGATCGCGGTCTACCGGCCGCTGCTCGAGCCGCTGGGCCTCACGCACCCCCAGTACCTGGTGCTGCTCGCGCTCTGGCAGCAGTCGCCGCGCTCCGGCCGCGAACTCTCGGACGTGCTCCAGCTCGATCCCGGAACCCTGTCGCCGCTGCTCAAGCGGCTGGAGGCGGCCGGCTTCGTGCGCCGCGAACGCGACATCCGGGACGAGCGGATGCTCGCGGTCACGCTCACCGAGGCCGGGCTCGCCCTGCGCGACGAGGCGCTGAAGATTCCGCCCGCGGTCGTCTCGCGGCTGGGCCTGGAAATCTCCGAATTGGAGCAACTGCACGCGTCGCTCACCCGGGTGATCGCGGCCGCCCGCCCGGCGGTGGATTAG
- a CDS encoding DMT family transporter: MSTVLIGIALALLSSVAYAAAAVLQERLATLPVRRLGGNVLWWAATALNGVAAVLHLAALRAGPLSLIQALGILTLPMAVPLAAATARRRVSATEWNGIAFTLAGLLGLVFLIGSAGTGVPLTLSQLIFVLVAVAAVLVALEGVSRVLHGSVLWTAAAAGIAFGISSAVSQTVTVRLTDDGLAAIWTPLVLIAGLAVVVLTIAGLLLTQYSYRNGLGAPLAVSTIANPVVAAVVGIVLLGDRVTGGYSGAALALACAVGAAVGVALLASASRGGRTRPVPAEESVADQVAAEPDRV; encoded by the coding sequence GTGAGCACGGTACTGATCGGCATCGCGCTCGCGCTGCTGTCGTCCGTGGCGTACGCCGCCGCGGCGGTGCTGCAGGAACGGCTGGCCACGCTCCCGGTGCGGCGGCTCGGGGGCAACGTCCTGTGGTGGGCCGCGACCGCGCTCAACGGCGTCGCTGCCGTGCTGCACCTGGCCGCGCTGCGCGCCGGCCCGCTCTCACTGATCCAGGCCCTCGGCATCCTGACGCTGCCGATGGCCGTGCCGCTCGCCGCGGCCACCGCGCGACGCCGGGTGTCGGCGACCGAGTGGAACGGCATCGCGTTCACGCTGGCCGGCCTGCTCGGCTTAGTGTTCCTGATCGGCTCGGCCGGCACCGGCGTCCCGCTCACGCTGTCCCAGTTGATCTTCGTCCTCGTCGCGGTCGCGGCCGTCCTCGTCGCGCTGGAGGGCGTCAGCCGGGTGCTGCACGGGTCGGTCCTCTGGACCGCGGCCGCGGCCGGGATCGCGTTCGGGATCTCCTCCGCGGTCAGTCAGACGGTCACCGTCCGGCTGACCGACGACGGTCTCGCGGCGATCTGGACGCCGCTGGTGCTGATCGCCGGGCTGGCGGTCGTGGTGCTGACGATCGCCGGGCTGCTGCTGACCCAGTACTCGTACCGGAACGGGCTCGGTGCGCCGCTCGCGGTGAGCACGATCGCCAACCCGGTCGTGGCCGCGGTGGTCGGGATCGTGCTGCTCGGCGACCGGGTCACCGGCGGGTATTCGGGCGCGGCCCTCGCGCTGGCCTGTGCGGTCGGGGCCGCGGTCGGCGTCGCGCTGCTGGCCAGCGCCAGCCGCGGCGGCCGCACCCGCCCGGTGCCCGCGGAGGAGTCGGTGGCGGATCAGGTGGCGGCCGAGCCCGACCGCGTCTGA
- a CDS encoding TetR/AcrR family transcriptional regulator → METAPPVSPAPYALQPIALVPATSARQTRREADRDRSRILETAREVFAVYGLDVTLADIASFAGLSVQTVQRAFPSRDGLIESLFDEALTELADAADTATEHPDPLLGFLDFLSESGRVQSRNSGLRMLLQGESTSERAAATAEARLLPALNRLVERARASEVVPSQMSPADLPALQFVMSNLNEYAENVEPELWQRYLAILLDGLQSEPLDCDLALPGSGPRALN, encoded by the coding sequence ATGGAGACAGCACCTCCGGTTTCCCCCGCCCCCTACGCTCTGCAGCCGATCGCTCTCGTCCCCGCGACGTCCGCGCGTCAGACGCGACGTGAGGCGGACCGCGACCGGTCCCGCATCCTGGAGACGGCCCGCGAGGTCTTCGCGGTCTACGGGCTCGACGTGACGCTGGCCGACATCGCGAGCTTCGCCGGCCTCAGCGTCCAGACCGTGCAGCGGGCGTTCCCGAGCCGGGACGGGCTGATCGAGTCGCTGTTCGACGAGGCCCTCACCGAACTGGCCGACGCGGCCGACACCGCCACCGAGCACCCCGACCCGCTCCTCGGCTTCCTCGACTTCCTGAGCGAGTCGGGCCGCGTGCAGTCGCGCAACTCCGGGCTGCGGATGCTGCTCCAGGGCGAGTCCACCAGCGAGCGCGCCGCCGCCACCGCCGAGGCCCGGCTGCTCCCGGCGCTCAACCGGCTGGTCGAGCGGGCCCGGGCGTCCGAGGTCGTACCGAGCCAGATGAGCCCGGCCGACCTGCCCGCGCTGCAGTTCGTCATGAGCAACCTGAACGAGTACGCCGAGAACGTCGAGCCCGAGCTCTGGCAGCGCTACCTGGCGATCCTGCTCGACGGGCTGCAGTCCGAGCCGCTCGACTGTGATCTCGCTCTCCCCGGCAGTGGTCCCCGCGCGCTCAACTGA
- a CDS encoding lamin tail domain-containing protein, with amino-acid sequence MSYTLLKGSFVIRYSDLPRQGPEPDGDTVKFLPDTPALVETLPRTSGQGPDLNARGISVRLEAIDALETHFASTHQELGLAESARDALLALLGFTGVTFFADQPNKVQSADQDSIRGHVLSNGIDANGRLIGFVFPGDTGSVDGAAIFLDDTQVDQSANARLLADGLVYPAFYASLPASLRLHLAETSRAARAANKPIWAESTADPDGSATIPDLATLETLAIWPKVFRRLVPYFAAGFTDFDGLDAWLRADPVNRDDELLLLATAERSNMHDVIKASGTQIQLTVWPEDFVISPDPAPPGVPTGPQQSVPGDVVIIAALPDPLGADRGNETVTLLNVSSAAMGLDGWGLVDAAGGRYELAGSLGAGDAIRVTLSGALQLGNSGDTITLMAAKGTIVDQVTYKADQVRPGRTVFFGR; translated from the coding sequence ATGAGCTACACGCTGCTCAAGGGTTCATTTGTCATTCGCTATTCGGACCTGCCCCGCCAGGGTCCGGAACCCGACGGCGACACGGTGAAGTTCCTCCCCGACACGCCCGCTCTGGTGGAGACGCTGCCCCGCACGTCGGGCCAGGGCCCCGACCTGAACGCGCGCGGCATCTCGGTCCGGCTCGAGGCCATCGACGCGCTGGAGACGCACTTCGCGTCCACGCACCAGGAGCTGGGCCTCGCCGAGTCGGCCCGGGACGCGCTGCTCGCGCTGCTGGGCTTCACCGGCGTCACGTTCTTCGCCGACCAGCCGAACAAGGTGCAGTCGGCCGACCAGGACTCGATCCGCGGGCACGTGCTCTCCAACGGCATCGACGCCAACGGCCGCCTGATCGGGTTCGTCTTCCCCGGTGACACCGGCTCGGTCGACGGCGCGGCGATCTTCCTCGACGACACCCAGGTCGACCAGTCGGCGAACGCCCGGCTGCTCGCGGACGGGCTGGTCTACCCGGCCTTCTACGCCTCGCTGCCGGCGTCGCTGCGGCTGCACCTGGCCGAGACGTCGCGGGCCGCGCGGGCGGCGAACAAGCCGATCTGGGCCGAGTCCACCGCCGACCCGGACGGCTCGGCCACCATCCCTGACCTGGCCACCCTCGAGACGCTGGCGATCTGGCCGAAGGTGTTCCGGCGTCTGGTGCCGTACTTCGCGGCGGGCTTCACCGACTTCGACGGCCTGGACGCCTGGCTGCGCGCCGACCCGGTCAACCGCGACGACGAGCTGCTGCTGCTCGCGACGGCCGAGCGCAGCAACATGCACGACGTCATCAAGGCGTCGGGGACGCAGATCCAGCTGACGGTCTGGCCGGAAGACTTCGTGATCAGCCCCGACCCGGCGCCGCCGGGCGTCCCGACCGGACCGCAGCAGAGCGTGCCCGGCGACGTGGTGATCATCGCCGCGCTGCCCGATCCGCTCGGCGCCGACCGGGGCAACGAGACCGTGACGCTGCTGAACGTCTCGTCGGCGGCGATGGGGCTCGACGGCTGGGGGCTGGTCGACGCGGCCGGCGGCCGGTACGAGCTGGCCGGTTCGCTCGGCGCCGGCGACGCGATCCGGGTGACGCTCAGCGGTGCGCTGCAACTGGGCAACTCCGGCGACACGATCACGCTGATGGCGGCCAAGGGCACGATCGTGGACCAGGTCACGTACAAGGCCGACCAGGTCCGGCCCGGCCGCACGGTCTTCTTCGGTCGCTGA